The genomic stretch GATTTTCTTGATGACATTGTCCACCGTATCAAAAACCGGTTTGACAAGCTCGTTGTACCGGGTGACGAGAATCCCCGTGTCCCTGTTGTGAAGCTTATCGTACTCGTCCTGAAGAGTGGCGTTCTCACGTTCGAGCTCATCCCGTCTCTGGGCAATCTTCTGCTCGTCCATAAAGGCCGCCTGTTTCTGGGAATCGGCAACCTTCTGCTGAAACAACTCGCCCTTTTTCTGGAGCTTTTCTGTCTCTGCCGTTTCAAAATCGCGGAACGTTTTCATGGCCACGCGGTAAGGTTCATAATTGCTCATGATATACCCGGTGCGGACAAACGCTATCTTGAGCTGTTCCTGAGCGTAAACCGAACCCGAAACGATAACCGCAAGCGCCAGAGCCGTGATAATACATGGTAGAATTCTGCGAATCATGGGTCTGTTTTCCTTCTGTTGAAATGTGATTGAACTGCAGATCAATACGGCTGATTATTCATTTCGTATCACGTTTGCCGCACAGGGGATGAATTTACCCGCTGACAAGCTCAAACAGGCGTTCCGCCGCTATTTCCGTGGGAACTTCGGTCACCACATGAACGCCTCCGGCCCTGAGAATCTCCCATGTCTCTTCCTGATGGTTTCCGAGAGCCTTGGCCACGACGGGAATGGTTACTCCGTGCTCCTTCATGTAGCGCACTATGCCGCGCGCCCCTTCGTGAATCGGATTGATGCCGCCGTAAATATTAATGAATATCGCCCGAATACCCTGCTTCATCATGACCAGCTCCATGCTCCGGTAGAGAAGGTCCTCGGTGATTCCGCCCCCGGTTTCGAGGAAGTTGGCCGGACGGAGCCTCTGGCCTATAATATCCATTGTCGCCATGCCGAGTCCCGCTCCCGATGCGATAATTCCGATGTCGCCGTCCAGATCGACATAGGTCACGCCGATCTCTTTCCCCTGACGTTCGAGGGGATTCTCGATCCGTCCGGGATCGCGGGAAACACGGTTTCCAACACGGAACAGAGCGGAACCGTCTATCTCGAGCACCGCATCGACCGCCATAAGACTGCCGTCCGAAAGCACCGCAAGCGGATTGATTTCGGCGATGAGGGCATCGAGCGTCTTGAATCCGCGATACAGACGGATCATGACATCGGTGAACGGCATGTGGAGCTTCTTCGGAAGCCCGATGTCCCGGAGAAGCTTACGACCCTGATACGGGAAAAATCCTTTCCGCTCGTCGATATGGTACGAAGCGATTTTTTCCGGGTGACTGCGGGCAGTCTCCTCGATGCTCACCCCGCCTTCCGTGCTTACCACGATCACCGGTTTCCCGGCATATCCGTCCACGGTGATTCCGATGTACAGCTCGCTGACAATATCGACTTTACGGGACACGAGCAGTTTGCGGACAGGGAGTCCCTTTATATCGGTTTTAAAAAGTTCGCGGGCTGTTTCGATGGTCTCGACAGGACCGGCTGCCGTCTTCACACCGCCCGCAAGACCGCGTCCTCCGACAAGCACCTGCGCCTTGAGGATGACAGGGAATCCGATTTCCTCGGCTATGCGCAGCGTCTCTTCAGGCGTTTCCGCTACACCGCGCAAGGGGGCCGGTATGCCGAAACTTTCAAATATATCCGCTGCTTCATGTTCATGAAGTCTCATGGGTTACCCGATTGAAAAGTCTTCGAAAAAGCTCCCTGTAAAACGATCATACCTGCTGTTCCCGGGCGCGCTCGACACCCTTGCGGAAAGCGGCTATATTCAATTCCTCGCTGCCTTTCGGCACATGTACCCGTATGACCTTTTCAAGCGCGTCCGTGCTCACTGTCCCGGTAAGGCCCGCAAAGAATCCGAGCATGACCATGTTCGCCACGATAACCTTCCCCAGCTCTTTCGTCGCGATACTGGTCGCCGGGACACGGTACACGTTGAATCCGCCGTTTTCCGGGGGGATCACGAGGTCTTCGTCGAGTATGAGCGTTGCGCCGGGTTTCAGCTCGTCACGGTATTTTTCGAGCGCTTCGGTAGTGAAAGCGACCATGATATCCGGCGCGGTGACCTGCGGATAGAGGATCGTCTCGTCGCTGATGATCACATCGGATCGTGTCGCCCCCCCACGGGCCGCGGCTCCGTAGCTTTGGGACTGAATGGCATGCCTGCCGTCGTGGAGAACAGCCGCGGTGCCGAGAAGCACCCCGGCGAGAATAACTCCCTGGCCGCCGAACCCTGCAAACCGTATCTCAGTCCTCGCCATCGCCGCTCCTTTCACGAAGCTGTTCCCTGATCCGGGAGAATCCCTCGTTGAGCACGGGTTTGTTAATCTCCACAAATTCGCCGACAACGAGTTTTCCGGCCCGTTCCTCATCGGTCATATCGGCCGCTTTTTTCGCGGTTACCGAATTATTTTTGAAATTGTCGAACATCTGACGGGTATTCCCCATGCCGGATTTTCTGCCGAACTGCACGGGACATTGGCTGATGATCTCGATGAGCGAAAATCCCTTGTGATTGAGCGCCTTTCTCACCGTGCGGGTAATCTGGAGCGTATGGAACACCGTCCACCGGGCCACGAATGTTGCGCCCGCCGCCGCGGCGAGTCCGCTGATATCGAAACTGTTCTCAACGTTGCCGTACGGGCTTGTCATGGTCTTGAGACCGAGCGGTGTCGTCGGTGCGACCTGCCCGCCGGTCATGCCGTAGATGTAATTGTTCACGCAGATGACTGTCATGTCGATATTACGGCGTGCCGCGTGGATAAAGTGGTTGCCTCCTATCGCGAGCAGATCGCCGTCGCCGGAAACCACCATGACACGGCGGTCGGGCGCGGCAAGCTTGACTCCGGTTGCGAATGCGATGGGGCGGCCGTGTGTCGTATGGAGCGTATCGCCGTGAAAGAACGGGCTCGGAATCCATGCGGCGCACCCGATTCCCGATACGAACACGAAATCGTCCATATCGAGGCCTTCCTCGTCGATGGCCCGGAGGATGGCCTGGGCGAGAATCCCGTTACCGCACCCGGGACAGTTGGTCGTTTTGGCTGCCGATGGGCGTATGTATTTATCAAGCGGATGCGTGATCGTCATTATGTATTCTCCCGTGGAACGGCGTCATGCAGAAGATATCGTCTCCCCGTCCGGCAACCGGAGGGCTTCTGTATGAACACCTCTCACCGAATCTCTTTCAGTTTCTTCAGTACACTCCCGATGTCATGCATGGTTCCGAGTATCTCAGGCTCGATAAAATGGACGGGGCATGATGATTCGGCTTTCACATAGTGCAGGTACTGGCCGAGGTTGTTTTCCATCACGAGGATGGCTTTGACCCGGGCTGACATCTCCGCTATCTCCCTGTCGGGGAACGGCCAGAGGGTTATGGGCCTGAACACGCCGACCCTCATTCCTTCGGCGCGGGCGGCTTCCGCTGCGGCGCATGCGGCACGGTACACGCTCCCGTAGGCGAGAATCGCGATATCGGCATCCCCGGTGCGGTCGTCCACGCGGATGATGCTGTCGCGGTGCTTCGCAATCTTGGCGTCGAGCTTCCGTATAAAGTTATCGAGGGCGATTGCATCGGTGACATTCCGTTTCCCGGTCTCTGTATGGCAGGATGATGTCACATGGCTCTTGAAACCCCTGCCGAAAACCGGCATCGGCGCAACATCCTCCGAGAGAAATGCCTGATCTGTTTCGCTGTCGAATCCCGGCGCGGGGATTTTCCGTTTCTCTATCACGATATCCTCGGGCGCGGGGATGACCACCTCTTCGCGCATGTGGCCGATGAAGGCGTCCGACATAACGAAAACGGGCGTCCGGTACCGCTCGGCGAGATTGAAGGCAAGGATGGTATGGTCGAAAAGCTCCTGCGGCGATGAGGGTGCAACCGCGATGACCTGATATTCGCCGTGCGATCCCCGCCGAACCTGGACGGTATCGCCCTGGAGCTCGACCGAGGGAATGCCGGTCGTCGGCCCGCCGCGTTGAACATCGATGATGACGCAGGGAGTCTCGGTCCCGACAGCGAGCCCGATATGTTCCTGCATGAGGCTGATTCCCGGGCCGCTTGTGGCGGTCATGGCCTTTTTGCCCATCCACGATGCTCCGATTACCGCGGCGAGCGAGCTGATCTCGTCCTCCATCTGTATGAAAACACCGTCATCGCCCCTCAACGCGGGGAGACGGGATGCAAGCTGTTCCGCTATCTCCGATGCCGGGGTTATGGGATACCCGGCCATGAAACTGCATCCGGCCGCCAGCGCTCCCTCGGCGCAGGCGATATTTCCCTGCATGAAATGGCGTCCGGTTCTCACTCGTTCGTTTTTCACCGCTCGCTCTCCGTTACTCATATTTCCCCGGCGCAGAATATGGCCGGATGGTTCTTTTTCAACTCCGCCGGGTTTTGTATGATCATCGCCTTAATATCGCGCACCTGCATAAGGGCGATGCCGGTCATGGTTCCTCGTCAGTCGCGGGCTCAACGACAATCGCCAGGTCGGGGCAGTAGATCATGCACAGTTTACACGCCGTGCATGCTTCGATGTGGACGGGCTCGGGGGAATAAACACCCTTTTCGGTCAGATGCCCGGCTTTTTCATAGACGTTTTTCGGACAGATATGTATGCATAAACCGCAGCCATCGACACCTTTGCAGCGGTCTTCGTTGACATGGATTGTATGATTCGACAAACAACATCCTCCGGGGAAGAATATTGTGGAAAAAATAAGTATAGTAAAATAACCTTTCTATCGGGTTTTTTCAAGAATAATATCCTTGATGACCGGAGCAGGCGCGAAAGAACACGTTCCATGACCGCAGTCTGTTACCGGTGCTATTCACTTGACCATATCCCGTTGAGAAAAGATATCTCGTCGACCACCTGGAATGTCCCGCCGCCCTCGTGCAGATTGTACCGCCAGACACGGATATCCTTCGGGCCTCCGTAATGGTTGTAAGCCGCAAATACTGTCGATGGCGGACAGATGTCGTCCATGAGCCCCACTGCAAAAAGAGCCGGAGCAGTGGCGCGCACCGCGAAATTGAGGCCGTCGAAATAGGAAAGCGTCCTGAACACCTCGTCCACCTTGTCACGGTGCACCCGTAAAAACCGTGATATCTCCTCGTACGGCATTATATCGGTAATCTCGGTCGCCCGGCGGTAGTGGCAGAGGAAGGGAACGTTGGTGAGCACCGCCTGCACCGAGGGAACAAGCCCTGCCATAGCCAGTGCGATCCCTCCCCCCTGGCTGACGCCTCTGACCGCGATCTTCGTACCATCCACCGCATTATGCGACCGGGCGGCATCTATGGCGAGGACGGCATCGACAATCAACCTCCGGTAATAGTAGCTCGACGGATTGAGTATCCCTTTCGTCATGAATCCGGGATAATGGGGACTCGAACCCGATGGCTCGATGTCCGGGGTGTCGCCGGTAAGCCAGGTACTGCCCTGGCCTCTCGTATCCATGATGAAATGAGCGTATCCGGCGGATGCCCATATCAGCCAGTCCATGGGGAAGCCTCTCCCGCCCCCGTACCCGACGTATTCCACGACACAGGGGATATCGCCCTCGTGGTTGCTCGGAACGTTGAGCCACCCCTTGATCTCCTGCCCGGCAAAACCGGAAAATGTCACATCGTACGTTGTAATTGTCCTGAGCCCGTAATCGACCTTTTCAAATATGGCATCGAATGTGTATTCGCGGGCTTCGTCGAGAGTCCTTTTCCAGAATTCGTCAAAATCCTCGGGCTCGTCACGGTCGGGCTTGTAGATCATCAGCTGGTCTTCCGGCAGGTCATAAAACGGCATGGAATCCTCCTCTATGCGATAATTACCCCTTATGTTCTTGTTTCATAAAACCAATATAATACGAAGAAGGCTGTGAAAAAGTATCTTTTTCATGCGCCCGTTTATGAAAAAGATGTTTGTTCGCTCAACATGAATCATTGACAGGGGATTTATATTGACCCTTGACAGTATATTACCCGGTGGTTTTACAATGAAAAATCGGTCGAATTGAGACATATGAAAAATATGAAGGCATTACCAAATCCCCGGTAATTCCTTCATGATAAAGGAGATATGAGTCTTGATTCGTTTCGTCGTTCTCACCACGCTGTGGCTCTGATATGCCGGAACGGGAGCTGAATTGGACTTTCTCTTTTTCAAATAAAGGTGGTCGAAGAGTGAGTCAAAAAAAAGGTAATACCTCGCTGCGCTGCTGCGGAGGGTGTTCATTTACTGAGAGAAGACCATGAGCATTTCGCGCAATTGTTTGCTGGACAGAAGGAAAAGAATTGTGTTTATTGAATAATGGTAATAAGTCGTGGTGATTATTGCTTCGGTGATTAAACAGTGACATCGGATGACGTCATGCCGAACGTGTTTCGGCATCTATTCCAAGTACTAGTATCATTATTTATTCGCCGGAGTATTAAAACCTGTTGAAGAAAATCATTTTTACCAGATAAAAACAAATCTTTATAAATAAACCCTTTGCCATGAAGGGATGGTGGTGCTCATGCCGAAAATCATCAGAAAACGGTCGGATAAGATTGGTTCGCCTCCCGGGACGCTCATGCATATCGGCGAACAGAAAGCCGAGAAGGTAAGAATAACGGTCATCGATTATAATGAAGGACAAGCTCAGGAAAAAGAAGCAAAAACCGTGGAGGAATGTTTCCCTTTCAAGGATACCCCCACGGTTTCATGGATCAATATTGACGGTCTTCATGAGCCCGGAATCATTGAAAAAATCGGGACATATTTTAACGTTCATCCGCTTGTCTTGGAAGACATTCTCACAACCGGGCAGCGCCCCAAGTATGAGGATTTCGATGAATACATCTACCTCGTTCTGAAAATGCTCTATCACGATGGTACCGGAGATGAGATAATATCCGAACAGGTCAGTCTGCTGCTCGGAAGCAATTATGTCATTTCGTTTCAGGAGCGCGAGGGAGATGTGTTCAATCATGTCAGAGACCGTATCAAGACCGGTAAGGGGCGAATCCGAAAAATGGGAGCCGATTTTCTTGCATATTCTCTCATCGATGCGATCGTCGATAACTATTTTGTGATACTTGAAAAAACAGGCGATCAGGTTGACCTGATTGAGGAAGAGCTGATTAACAACCCGGGCACTCAGACTATCCAGACCATTCA from bacterium encodes the following:
- a CDS encoding OmpH family outer membrane protein; this translates as MIRRILPCIITALALAVIVSGSVYAQEQLKIAFVRTGYIMSNYEPYRVAMKTFRDFETAETEKLQKKGELFQQKVADSQKQAAFMDEQKIAQRRDELERENATLQDEYDKLHNRDTGILVTRYNELVKPVFDTVDNVIKKIRTDEGIAFIFEAESEVLIDADPKYDISDKVIAALAKLQPPAAVKK
- a CDS encoding acetylxylan esterase, translated to MPFYDLPEDQLMIYKPDRDEPEDFDEFWKRTLDEAREYTFDAIFEKVDYGLRTITTYDVTFSGFAGQEIKGWLNVPSNHEGDIPCVVEYVGYGGGRGFPMDWLIWASAGYAHFIMDTRGQGSTWLTGDTPDIEPSGSSPHYPGFMTKGILNPSSYYYRRLIVDAVLAIDAARSHNAVDGTKIAVRGVSQGGGIALAMAGLVPSVQAVLTNVPFLCHYRRATEITDIMPYEEISRFLRVHRDKVDEVFRTLSYFDGLNFAVRATAPALFAVGLMDDICPPSTVFAAYNHYGGPKDIRVWRYNLHEGGGTFQVVDEISFLNGIWSSE
- a CDS encoding succinate--CoA ligase subunit beta, with protein sequence MRLHEHEAADIFESFGIPAPLRGVAETPEETLRIAEEIGFPVILKAQVLVGGRGLAGGVKTAAGPVETIETARELFKTDIKGLPVRKLLVSRKVDIVSELYIGITVDGYAGKPVIVVSTEGGVSIEETARSHPEKIASYHIDERKGFFPYQGRKLLRDIGLPKKLHMPFTDVMIRLYRGFKTLDALIAEINPLAVLSDGSLMAVDAVLEIDGSALFRVGNRVSRDPGRIENPLERQGKEIGVTYVDLDGDIGIIASGAGLGMATMDIIGQRLRPANFLETGGGITEDLLYRSMELVMMKQGIRAIFINIYGGINPIHEGARGIVRYMKEHGVTIPVVAKALGNHQEETWEILRAGGVHVVTEVPTEIAAERLFELVSG
- a CDS encoding thiamine pyrophosphate-dependent enzyme produces the protein MTITHPLDKYIRPSAAKTTNCPGCGNGILAQAILRAIDEEGLDMDDFVFVSGIGCAAWIPSPFFHGDTLHTTHGRPIAFATGVKLAAPDRRVMVVSGDGDLLAIGGNHFIHAARRNIDMTVICVNNYIYGMTGGQVAPTTPLGLKTMTSPYGNVENSFDISGLAAAAGATFVARWTVFHTLQITRTVRKALNHKGFSLIEIISQCPVQFGRKSGMGNTRQMFDNFKNNSVTAKKAADMTDEERAGKLVVGEFVEINKPVLNEGFSRIREQLRERSGDGED
- a CDS encoding 2-oxoacid:acceptor oxidoreductase subunit alpha, which translates into the protein MKNERVRTGRHFMQGNIACAEGALAAGCSFMAGYPITPASEIAEQLASRLPALRGDDGVFIQMEDEISSLAAVIGASWMGKKAMTATSGPGISLMQEHIGLAVGTETPCVIIDVQRGGPTTGIPSVELQGDTVQVRRGSHGEYQVIAVAPSSPQELFDHTILAFNLAERYRTPVFVMSDAFIGHMREEVVIPAPEDIVIEKRKIPAPGFDSETDQAFLSEDVAPMPVFGRGFKSHVTSSCHTETGKRNVTDAIALDNFIRKLDAKIAKHRDSIIRVDDRTGDADIAILAYGSVYRAACAAAEAARAEGMRVGVFRPITLWPFPDREIAEMSARVKAILVMENNLGQYLHYVKAESSCPVHFIEPEILGTMHDIGSVLKKLKEIR
- a CDS encoding 2-oxoacid:acceptor oxidoreductase family protein, with protein sequence MARTEIRFAGFGGQGVILAGVLLGTAAVLHDGRHAIQSQSYGAAARGGATRSDVIISDETILYPQVTAPDIMVAFTTEALEKYRDELKPGATLILDEDLVIPPENGGFNVYRVPATSIATKELGKVIVANMVMLGFFAGLTGTVSTDALEKVIRVHVPKGSEELNIAAFRKGVERAREQQV
- the corA gene encoding magnesium/cobalt transporter CorA; this encodes MPKIIRKRSDKIGSPPGTLMHIGEQKAEKVRITVIDYNEGQAQEKEAKTVEECFPFKDTPTVSWINIDGLHEPGIIEKIGTYFNVHPLVLEDILTTGQRPKYEDFDEYIYLVLKMLYHDGTGDEIISEQVSLLLGSNYVISFQEREGDVFNHVRDRIKTGKGRIRKMGADFLAYSLIDAIVDNYFVILEKTGDQVDLIEEELINNPGTQTIQTIHELKKGTLFLRKSVWPLREMISNMQRGESDLIQDTTRIYLRDISDHAIQVIDTVETLRDMISGILDIYLSSLSNRMNEVMKTLTIFAAIFIPLTFIAGVYGMNFEYMPELKMRWGYPSLLLVMFTLGVSMLLYFRKKKWL
- a CDS encoding ferredoxin family protein, yielding MSNHTIHVNEDRCKGVDGCGLCIHICPKNVYEKAGHLTEKGVYSPEPVHIEACTACKLCMIYCPDLAIVVEPATDEEP